The Ruminococcus bovis genome includes a region encoding these proteins:
- a CDS encoding cysteine-rich VLP domain-containing protein: MIVPIKPEQIEQVNALVRSACANCQDGCCLLLDDGDSYPCVQLLSISGIYCNYFYYSVLPTDKMLYRSVIQNINYKERKTL; the protein is encoded by the coding sequence ATGATTGTTCCCATTAAACCTGAGCAGATTGAGCAGGTGAACGCCCTCGTGCGTTCTGCCTGTGCCAACTGCCAAGACGGGTGCTGTCTGCTGTTGGATGACGGCGACAGCTACCCTTGCGTACAGCTGTTATCGATATCGGGAATTTATTGTAATTACTTTTATTATTCAGTTTTGCCCACCGATAAAATGCTGTACCGATCTGTCATCCAAAATATCAATTACAAGGAGAGAAAAACATTATGA
- a CDS encoding ParM/StbA family protein — translation MKQFKEKYIIGVDHGYGNIKTANHCFKIGITAYDTEPLFTKDMLIYNGKYYLIGEGHKEFLRDKVQDNDYYCLTLVAIAMELSDANIYEANVIIAAGLPLAWTSGQKEAFAKYLSQNEDVTFTFRDVDYNIHISDVKIFPQGYSAILPYTPRMKGLSVMADIGNGTMNMMFLENGRPKAESKMYTEKFGVYQCTLAVRAAFSKLTQREIDDFIIDTVLREGTADISKSDLQIITATAQEYVEGIFRRLREHGYDAQTMRLYICGGGGCLVKHFYTGSLERVSFIDDICAAAKGYEALAEIKLKADESRAK, via the coding sequence ATGAAACAATTTAAAGAAAAATACATTATTGGAGTCGATCACGGCTACGGTAATATCAAGACCGCAAACCATTGCTTCAAGATCGGCATTACAGCCTATGACACTGAGCCGCTGTTTACAAAGGATATGCTCATCTACAACGGCAAGTATTATCTGATCGGCGAAGGGCACAAGGAGTTCCTGCGGGATAAGGTACAGGATAACGATTATTACTGCCTTACCCTTGTCGCTATTGCTATGGAATTGAGCGATGCCAATATCTATGAAGCCAACGTCATCATCGCCGCAGGACTTCCGTTAGCTTGGACGAGCGGTCAGAAAGAAGCGTTTGCAAAGTATCTGTCGCAGAATGAAGATGTCACATTTACTTTTCGGGATGTAGATTACAATATCCATATTTCCGATGTAAAGATCTTCCCGCAGGGGTATTCCGCTATCCTTCCGTACACGCCCCGTATGAAAGGGCTGAGCGTGATGGCGGATATCGGTAACGGCACCATGAACATGATGTTTCTGGAAAACGGCAGACCGAAAGCGGAAAGCAAGATGTATACCGAGAAGTTCGGCGTATATCAATGCACGCTTGCCGTCCGCGCAGCTTTCTCCAAGCTGACGCAGCGTGAGATCGATGACTTCATCATCGACACGGTGCTCAGAGAGGGCACGGCTGATATCTCCAAATCAGATCTGCAAATCATCACAGCCACCGCGCAGGAATATGTGGAGGGCATCTTCCGCCGACTGCGTGAGCATGGGTACGATGCCCAAACAATGAGACTGTATATCTGCGGTGGCGGCGGTTGCCTGGTCAAGCATTTCTATACCGGGAGCCTTGAGCGTGTCAGCTTCATTGACGATATCTGCGCTGCGGCAAAAGGTTATGAAGCTCTTGCAGAAATCAAGCTGAAAGCGGATGAGAGTCGTGCGAAATGA
- a CDS encoding plasmid mobilization protein: MNDKNARIELRVTQSEKNKIAKLAESCGLTQSEYFRQRALGYAPRTVQPDVFFHFYQMLCRLCDEVADKVSPDIERRLLETVDEIQRQLLLPEKSTTAQICKEVTTWLQQASGPSKDG; encoded by the coding sequence TTGAACGATAAAAATGCAAGAATCGAACTGCGTGTTACGCAGTCCGAGAAGAACAAGATAGCCAAGCTCGCCGAGAGCTGTGGCTTAACGCAATCCGAATATTTCAGACAAAGGGCATTGGGTTATGCACCGAGGACGGTGCAGCCTGATGTCTTTTTTCATTTCTATCAAATGCTCTGCCGATTGTGCGACGAGGTTGCCGATAAGGTGTCACCCGATATCGAGCGGAGATTGCTTGAAACGGTTGATGAAATCCAACGGCAGTTACTCTTGCCGGAGAAATCTACAACAGCACAGATCTGCAAGGAGGTAACGACGTGGCTACAACAGGCTTCTGGCCCGTCAAAGGACGGTTGA
- a CDS encoding relaxase/mobilization nuclease domain-containing protein, with protein MATTGFWPVKGRLKDVINYAQNPDKTIERKYLDDDLAATLNYVENSNKTDQTMYVSGINCTKKRAYEQMMTTKRRFGKLGGNAVYHGYQSFQAGEVTPEEAHRIGIETAKRMWGDDYEVVVTTHLNTSNIHNHIVLNSVSFRTGKKFENHISDHYKLREISDEVCREYGKSILENAPFYGGDKAYWIRKSGQLPHKDMLRKDVDEALANTCNPVDFEVYLRSLGYKFVRNFKYEHPSVVAPDWQKPVRISSLGKDYSRQAILTRLRTQHEDRYFMDFYTPRPVVRRTPLILVIRDYEKEHTPDLITSLFELIITIAKICTGSNIKKADYRPLSPDLRAEIINLDRTLEEYHFLCNHSVECAEDFVSCRNEITEQIKAYETERQHICNQIRRAKTPEEDNSLKEQCREITKKLTPLRRQLKICERIENKVPRLRALIEQEKQLEQGRYKYKYYQPTKTKQRSYER; from the coding sequence GTGGCTACAACAGGCTTCTGGCCCGTCAAAGGACGGTTGAAGGATGTTATCAATTACGCTCAGAATCCCGATAAAACAATCGAGCGCAAATATCTTGATGATGACTTAGCCGCTACCCTCAATTACGTTGAGAACAGCAACAAGACAGATCAAACGATGTATGTCAGCGGAATCAACTGTACGAAGAAGCGAGCCTATGAGCAGATGATGACCACCAAGCGACGTTTCGGCAAGCTCGGCGGTAATGCAGTGTATCACGGTTATCAGAGCTTTCAGGCAGGCGAGGTCACGCCCGAAGAAGCACACCGAATCGGAATTGAAACCGCCAAGCGTATGTGGGGCGATGATTATGAGGTTGTCGTAACGACGCATCTAAATACCTCAAATATTCATAATCACATTGTCCTAAACAGCGTTTCCTTTCGCACCGGTAAAAAATTTGAAAATCATATCTCCGACCACTACAAGCTGCGAGAGATTTCCGATGAGGTCTGCCGTGAATACGGTAAATCCATTCTCGAAAACGCTCCGTTCTACGGCGGAGATAAAGCGTATTGGATACGGAAAAGCGGACAGCTACCGCACAAAGATATGCTTCGTAAGGACGTTGATGAAGCGCTTGCGAATACCTGTAATCCGGTGGACTTTGAAGTGTACCTGCGTTCTCTCGGTTACAAGTTTGTGAGGAACTTCAAATATGAGCATCCGTCCGTAGTCGCTCCCGATTGGCAGAAGCCCGTAAGGATAAGCAGTCTGGGTAAGGATTATTCCAGACAAGCCATCTTAACTCGCCTGCGCACACAACACGAGGACAGGTACTTTATGGATTTCTACACGCCGAGACCTGTAGTCCGCAGAACACCATTGATTTTGGTTATACGAGATTACGAAAAGGAGCATACGCCCGACCTGATTACCTCGCTGTTTGAACTGATTATCACTATAGCTAAAATCTGCACAGGCTCGAATATCAAGAAAGCTGATTATCGTCCGCTGTCGCCTGATTTGCGAGCAGAAATTATCAATCTTGACCGAACGCTTGAAGAATACCATTTCCTCTGCAATCACAGCGTGGAGTGCGCAGAGGATTTTGTATCTTGCCGAAATGAAATCACTGAGCAAATCAAGGCTTATGAAACTGAGCGACAGCATATCTGCAATCAAATCCGCAGGGCGAAAACGCCGGAAGAAGATAATTCTCTAAAAGAACAATGTAGAGAAATCACAAAGAAGCTGACACCTTTGCGCCGGCAGCTCAAAATCTGCGAGCGCATTGAAAACAAAGTGCCTCGACTCCGAGCTTTGATTGAACAGGAAAAGCAGCTGGAGCAAGGCAGATACAAGTACAAATATTATCAACCAACTAAAACTAAACAAAGGAGTTACGAAAGATGA
- a CDS encoding ParB/RepB/Spo0J family partition protein, protein MTNISINKLHEFKDHPYQVLDNEEMNNLIMSVQQQGIMTPLIVRPLEGTTNEYEIISGHRRFRAAQKAGLTEVPAFIRPVSRDEAAIMVVDSNLHREHILPSEKAFAYKLKAEALKHQGQRTDLTSGQIVPKSDENRATAFIGEQSGESYKTVQRYIRLTNLIPELLNLMDEGKIAFSVGVELSYLSPEIQRDLYAIIERDDHTPSYSQAYRLHKAFNSCSLTKEGLELVMSEEKANQRETLKIPMDKVRKYAPRATDNQLEDFVLKACDYYQRYLKRQRDRER, encoded by the coding sequence ATGACCAATATATCAATCAACAAATTACACGAATTCAAAGACCACCCTTATCAGGTGCTCGACAATGAAGAAATGAACAATCTAATTATGAGTGTTCAACAGCAGGGCATTATGACACCGCTAATCGTCCGTCCTCTTGAAGGCACAACAAACGAGTATGAAATCATATCCGGACACCGCCGCTTCCGTGCGGCGCAGAAGGCAGGGCTCACAGAAGTCCCTGCCTTTATTCGTCCCGTCAGCCGTGACGAGGCGGCGATTATGGTGGTGGACAGCAATCTACACAGGGAGCACATTCTACCGTCGGAAAAGGCTTTTGCCTATAAGCTGAAAGCCGAAGCACTAAAGCATCAGGGACAGCGAACTGATCTCACTTCGGGACAAATTGTCCCGAAGTCTGACGAAAACCGAGCGACTGCATTTATCGGTGAACAATCAGGTGAAAGCTACAAAACCGTACAGCGTTATATTCGCTTAACAAATCTTATCCCCGAATTGCTAAACCTGATGGATGAAGGCAAGATCGCTTTCTCTGTCGGCGTAGAGCTGTCATATCTCTCACCCGAAATCCAGCGTGATTTATATGCGATTATCGAGCGGGATGATCATACACCGTCTTACTCACAGGCTTATCGTTTGCACAAAGCCTTTAATAGCTGTTCTCTGACGAAAGAAGGTTTGGAGCTCGTGATGTCGGAGGAAAAAGCAAACCAACGGGAAACGCTGAAAATCCCAATGGACAAGGTAAGAAAATACGCTCCGAGAGCCACCGACAATCAGCTTGAGGACTTTGTCCTCAAAGCCTGCGATTATTACCAACGCTATCTCAAGCGACAGCGTGACCGTGAAAGATGA
- a CDS encoding recombinase family protein has translation MNVVIYARFSSHSQTEQSIEGQLKVCYEYAEQNHYTVVGEYIDRAMSGKYDNRAEFQRMISDSDKHTFEGVLVYQLDRFARNRYDSAIYKAKLKKNGVRVLSAKENITDDASGILVEGVLESMAEYYSAELSQKIHRGMEINAQKCLSNGSNPGLGFKVDKDRRFYVDEDEAKIVREIFERYASGETKAEIVKDLKRRKVKTSLGNDFTYNSLSRMLSNKRYIGVYMYKGQETPDGMPRILDDDLFYKVQDILNKNKKAPARMHGEGEYLLTTKLFCGHCKNMMVGYGGTSKTGKQYHYYICKEARKKRCDKTIVGKKKIEDRVIAECLKLLTDENIEFIAKKVAEECNKSPDNLSVKQLKKAIREADTAIENLWRGIEQGQSVPMLTERLNKRQAEKEELEEQLAIEQNKRICLSEAQILAFLDFVCEMPLDDINKRRAIINILVHSVYLYDDHFTLIINASKKPVSIDDIPLEEIEEAFNTDKTCTEQCSTMTSPAPPKI, from the coding sequence ATGAATGTAGTAATCTATGCCCGCTTTTCGAGCCACAGTCAGACCGAGCAATCCATCGAAGGTCAGTTAAAGGTTTGCTATGAATACGCGGAGCAAAATCATTATACAGTTGTCGGTGAGTACATAGACAGAGCTATGAGCGGTAAATATGATAATCGTGCCGAGTTTCAGCGTATGATTTCCGACAGCGATAAGCACACCTTTGAGGGTGTGTTGGTGTATCAGCTTGACCGCTTTGCCCGTAACCGCTACGACAGCGCAATCTACAAAGCCAAGCTAAAAAAGAACGGTGTGAGGGTGTTATCGGCAAAAGAGAATATCACCGATGACGCATCGGGCATCCTCGTCGAAGGCGTGTTGGAGAGTATGGCGGAGTATTATTCCGCCGAGCTTTCTCAGAAGATCCACCGAGGAATGGAAATCAACGCGCAAAAGTGTTTGTCCAACGGCAGCAATCCCGGTCTTGGGTTTAAGGTGGATAAAGACAGGCGATTTTATGTTGACGAGGACGAAGCCAAAATCGTGCGTGAGATATTTGAGCGATACGCCAGCGGTGAAACAAAGGCAGAAATCGTAAAGGATTTGAAACGCCGCAAAGTCAAAACGTCTTTAGGTAACGATTTTACCTACAACAGTCTTAGCCGTATGTTGAGCAACAAGCGATATATAGGGGTTTATATGTATAAGGGACAGGAAACACCGGACGGTATGCCGAGGATTTTAGACGACGATTTATTCTACAAGGTTCAGGATATACTGAACAAAAACAAAAAGGCTCCAGCCAGAATGCACGGCGAGGGCGAATATCTTTTGACAACAAAGCTATTTTGCGGTCACTGTAAGAATATGATGGTCGGTTACGGCGGCACAAGCAAAACCGGAAAACAGTATCACTATTACATCTGCAAGGAAGCCCGAAAGAAACGCTGTGATAAAACAATCGTTGGCAAAAAGAAAATCGAGGACAGAGTGATTGCGGAATGTTTGAAACTGCTTACAGATGAAAACATCGAATTCATAGCCAAAAAGGTAGCTGAGGAATGTAATAAAAGCCCTGATAATCTTTCGGTCAAGCAGTTAAAGAAAGCCATCCGAGAAGCGGATACTGCCATAGAAAATTTATGGAGAGGTATTGAGCAAGGACAATCCGTGCCAATGCTGACAGAACGCCTTAACAAGCGTCAGGCTGAAAAAGAAGAGCTGGAGGAACAGCTTGCCATTGAACAAAACAAACGTATCTGTCTTTCGGAAGCGCAGATACTCGCTTTCCTCGATTTCGTATGTGAAATGCCGCTGGATGATATAAACAAACGCCGAGCTATCATCAATATTCTTGTTCATTCGGTGTATCTTTACGATGACCACTTTACACTGATAATCAACGCCAGCAAGAAGCCTGTGAGCATTGATGACATACCGTTAGAGGAAATTGAAGAAGCCTTTAACACCGATAAAACCTGCACGGAGCAGTGTTCGACTATGACGTCGCCTGCTCCACCCAAGATATAA
- the cas12a gene encoding type V CRISPR-associated protein Cas12a/Cpf1, translated as MSININKFSDECRKIDFFTDLYNIQKTLRFSLIPIGATADNFEFKGRLSKEKDLLDSAKRIKEYISKYLADESDICLSQPVKLKHLDEYYELYITKDRDEQKFKSVEEKLRKELADLLKEILKRLNKKILSDYLPEYLEDDEKALEDIANLSSFSTYFNSYYDNCKNMYTDKEQSTAIPYRCINDNLPKFIDNMKAYEKALEELKPSDLEELRNNFKGVYDTTVDDMFTLDYFNCVLSQSGIDSYNAIIGNDKVKGINEYINLHNQTAEQGHKVPNLKRLYKQIGSQKKTISFLPSKFESDNELLKAVYDFYNTGDAEKNFTALKDTITEFEKIFDNLSEYNLDGVFVRNDISLTNLSQSMFNDWSVFRNLWNDQYDKVNNPEKAKDIDKYNDKRHKVYKKSESFSINQLQELIATTLEEDINSKKITDYFSCDFHRVTTEVENKYQLVKDLLSSDYPKNKNLKTSEEDVALIKDFLDSVKSLESFVKILTGTGKESGKDELFYGSFTKWFDQLRYIDKLYDKVRNYITEKPYSLDKIKLSFDNPQFLGGWQHSKETDYSAQLFMKDGLYYLGVMDKETKREFKTQYNTPENDSDTMVKIEYNQIPNPGRVIQNLMLVDGKIVKKNGRKNADGVNAVLEELKNQYLPENINRIRKTESYKTTSNNFNKDDLKAYLEYYIARTKEYYCKYNFVFKSADEYGSFNEFVDDVNNQAYQITKVKVSEKQLLSLVEQGKLYLFKIYNKDFSEYSKGKKNLHTMYFQMLFDDRNLENLVYKLQGGAEMFYRPASIKKDSEFKHDANVEIIKRTCEDKVNDKDNPTDDEKAKYYSKFDYDIVKNKRFTKDQFSLHLTLAMNCNQPDHYWLNNDVRELLKKSNKNHIIGIDRGERNLIYVTIINSDGVIVDQINFNIIENSYNGKKYKTDYQKKLNQREEDRQKARKTWKTIETIKELKDGYISQVVHQICKLIVQYDAIVVMENLNGGFKRGRTKVEKQVYQKFETMLINKLNYYVDKGTDYKECGGLLKAYQLTNKFETFERIGKQSGIIFYVDPYLTSKIDPVTGFANLLYPKYETIPKTHNFISNIDDIRYNQSEDYFEFDIDYDKFPQGSYNYRKKWTICSYGNRIKYYKDSRNKTASVVVDITEKFKETFTNAGIDFVNDNIKEKLLLVNSKELLKSFMDTLKLTVQLRNSEINSDVDYIISPIKDRNGNFYYSENYKKSNNEVPSQPQDGDANGAYNIARKGLMIINKLKKADDVTNNELLKISKKEWLEFAQKGDLGE; from the coding sequence ATGTCAATCAACATTAACAAATTTTCAGATGAATGTAGAAAAATTGATTTTTTCACTGATTTATACAACATTCAAAAAACTTTAAGATTCAGCCTTATTCCAATAGGAGCAACTGCTGACAACTTTGAATTTAAAGGCAGATTATCCAAAGAAAAAGATTTGCTAGATTCTGCAAAGCGTATCAAGGAGTATATTTCAAAGTACCTTGCAGATGAAAGTGATATATGTCTTTCCCAACCCGTAAAGTTAAAGCATCTTGATGAGTACTATGAACTTTATATCACTAAAGACAGGGATGAACAGAAGTTTAAGTCTGTTGAAGAAAAGTTAAGGAAAGAATTAGCCGATCTTTTAAAAGAAATTTTGAAACGATTAAATAAAAAGATTTTATCTGATTATCTACCTGAGTATCTTGAAGATGACGAAAAGGCCCTTGAAGATATAGCAAATCTTTCTTCTTTCTCAACTTATTTTAACAGTTATTACGATAATTGTAAGAATATGTATACAGATAAGGAACAGTCAACTGCAATTCCTTATAGATGTATTAATGATAATTTACCCAAATTTATTGATAATATGAAAGCATATGAAAAGGCTTTAGAAGAACTAAAGCCAAGTGACCTTGAAGAACTTAGAAATAACTTTAAGGGTGTATATGACACAACAGTTGATGATATGTTTACCTTGGATTATTTCAATTGTGTTCTTTCACAGTCAGGTATTGATTCCTACAACGCTATTATAGGTAATGACAAGGTTAAGGGGATTAATGAGTACATTAATCTCCATAACCAAACTGCAGAACAAGGTCATAAAGTCCCTAACCTAAAACGACTATATAAGCAGATTGGCAGTCAAAAAAAGACTATTTCTTTTCTTCCTAGTAAGTTTGAAAGTGACAATGAACTCCTAAAAGCAGTTTATGATTTCTATAATACCGGTGATGCTGAAAAGAACTTCACTGCATTAAAAGACACTATAACTGAATTTGAGAAGATTTTTGATAATCTATCAGAATATAACCTTGATGGTGTGTTTGTAAGGAATGATATTTCACTTACTAATTTATCACAAAGTATGTTCAATGATTGGTCAGTATTCCGTAATTTATGGAATGACCAATATGATAAAGTCAATAATCCGGAGAAAGCAAAAGATATTGATAAGTATAATGACAAGAGACATAAAGTCTATAAAAAGTCAGAAAGTTTTTCAATTAATCAGCTACAAGAGTTAATTGCAACAACTCTTGAAGAAGATATTAACAGTAAGAAAATTACAGATTACTTTAGTTGTGATTTTCATAGAGTTACAACAGAAGTTGAAAATAAATATCAACTAGTAAAAGACTTATTATCTAGTGATTATCCGAAAAATAAAAACCTAAAAACAAGCGAAGAAGATGTAGCACTTATTAAGGACTTTTTAGATAGTGTTAAATCATTAGAAAGTTTTGTGAAAATACTAACCGGTACCGGCAAAGAAAGTGGCAAGGATGAACTTTTCTATGGTAGTTTTACAAAATGGTTTGATCAGTTGAGATATATTGATAAGCTATATGACAAGGTAAGAAATTACATTACGGAAAAGCCTTATTCACTTGATAAAATTAAGCTGTCTTTTGATAATCCACAGTTCCTAGGTGGATGGCAACATAGCAAAGAAACTGACTATTCAGCACAACTTTTTATGAAAGATGGATTGTATTATCTTGGTGTAATGGACAAAGAAACCAAGAGAGAATTCAAAACTCAGTATAATACTCCTGAAAATGATAGTGATACAATGGTTAAGATTGAGTACAATCAAATCCCAAATCCGGGTAGAGTTATTCAAAATCTTATGCTTGTTGATGGCAAGATTGTAAAGAAAAACGGTAGAAAGAATGCTGATGGTGTTAATGCTGTTCTTGAAGAACTAAAGAATCAGTATCTACCTGAAAATATCAATAGAATTAGAAAAACCGAAAGTTATAAAACCACAAGTAATAACTTTAACAAAGATGACCTAAAAGCATATTTAGAGTACTATATTGCAAGAACTAAGGAATATTATTGCAAGTACAATTTTGTTTTTAAGTCAGCTGATGAGTATGGAAGTTTTAATGAATTTGTTGATGATGTTAACAATCAAGCCTACCAAATTACCAAAGTGAAAGTATCTGAAAAACAATTACTTTCATTAGTAGAACAAGGCAAACTTTATCTTTTCAAAATCTACAACAAGGATTTTTCTGAGTATAGTAAGGGTAAGAAAAACTTACATACTATGTATTTTCAAATGCTATTTGATGACAGAAATCTTGAAAATTTAGTGTACAAGCTACAAGGTGGAGCAGAAATGTTCTATAGACCTGCAAGTATCAAGAAAGATTCAGAATTTAAACATGATGCAAATGTTGAAATTATTAAGCGTACTTGTGAAGATAAAGTAAATGATAAAGACAATCCTACAGATGATGAGAAAGCTAAGTATTATAGCAAATTTGACTACGATATAGTAAAGAACAAACGCTTTACTAAAGATCAATTTTCTCTACATTTAACTTTAGCAATGAATTGTAATCAGCCTGACCATTATTGGTTAAACAATGATGTTAGAGAACTTCTCAAGAAGTCAAATAAAAACCATATTATTGGTATTGATAGAGGTGAAAGAAATCTTATCTATGTAACTATAATTAATAGTGATGGAGTAATAGTTGACCAAATCAACTTCAATATTATTGAAAACAGTTACAATGGTAAAAAATACAAAACTGATTATCAGAAAAAACTTAATCAAAGGGAAGAAGATAGACAAAAGGCAAGAAAAACTTGGAAAACTATTGAAACAATTAAGGAACTGAAAGACGGTTACATTAGTCAGGTTGTACATCAAATTTGTAAACTTATTGTTCAATATGATGCAATTGTTGTGATGGAAAACCTTAATGGTGGTTTCAAAAGAGGTAGAACAAAAGTTGAAAAACAAGTTTATCAAAAGTTTGAAACTATGCTTATTAATAAGCTGAATTATTATGTTGATAAAGGTACTGACTATAAAGAATGTGGTGGACTTTTAAAGGCATATCAGCTTACAAATAAGTTTGAAACATTTGAAAGAATCGGTAAACAAAGTGGTATTATCTTTTATGTTGACCCATATCTGACAAGTAAGATTGACCCGGTAACAGGTTTTGCAAATCTGCTTTATCCTAAGTATGAAACAATACCAAAAACTCACAACTTCATTAGCAATATTGATGATATTCGATATAACCAAAGTGAAGATTACTTTGAGTTTGATATTGATTATGATAAGTTCCCGCAAGGTAGTTACAATTATCGTAAGAAGTGGACAATCTGTTCTTATGGCAACAGAATTAAGTATTACAAAGATTCAAGAAATAAAACAGCTAGTGTAGTTGTTGATATTACTGAAAAGTTCAAGGAAACTTTTACTAACGCAGGTATTGACTTTGTTAATGATAATATTAAGGAAAAGTTATTGTTAGTTAATAGTAAGGAACTCCTAAAGTCATTTATGGATACTCTTAAACTGACTGTTCAGTTGAGAAATTCTGAAATTAATAGTGATGTTGATTACATTATCTCACCGATAAAGGATAGAAACGGTAACTTCTATTATAGCGAAAACTACAAAAAGTCTAATAATGAAGTACCGTCACAACCACAAGACGGTGATGCAAATGGTGCATATAACATTGCACGAAAAGGATTGATGATTATTAACAAACTAAAAAAAGCCGATGATGTAACCAATAATGAGTTGTTGAAAATCAGCAAAAAGGAATGGCTGGAATTTGCTCAAAAAGGTGATTTAGGTGAGTGA
- a CDS encoding PD-(D/E)XK nuclease family protein: MSENPIAISNLNDFIFCPVSIYFHSLDYDTEKMTYKNSDQLNGTAVHTTVDSGT; encoded by the coding sequence GTGAGTGAAAACCCTATTGCTATTTCTAATCTTAATGATTTTATCTTTTGCCCTGTGTCAATTTATTTTCATTCACTTGATTATGATACTGAGAAAATGACCTATAAAAATTCAGACCAACTAAATGGTACTGCTGTCCACACAACAGTGGACAGTGGTACATAA
- the cas2 gene encoding CRISPR-associated endonuclease Cas2: MIIISYDISDDRKRSKFSKYIKRFGHMLQYSVYEIDNSERILNNIIADINNKFLKMFDQSDSVYIFQLSSSCKVQKFGYAKNEDEPLLVVT; encoded by the coding sequence ATGATTATAATTAGTTATGATATATCTGATGACAGAAAACGCAGTAAATTTTCAAAGTACATTAAGCGTTTTGGTCATATGTTGCAGTATTCTGTATATGAGATTGATAATAGTGAAAGAATACTAAACAACATTATTGCAGATATTAATAATAAATTTTTGAAAATGTTTGACCAATCTGATAGTGTGTATATCTTTCAGTTAAGTAGTTCATGCAAAGTTCAAAAATTTGGTTATGCTAAAAATGAAGATGAGCCTTTGCTTGTTGTTACATAA
- a CDS encoding NAD(+) diphosphatase, whose amino-acid sequence MKYKFCPQCGSELKPKMAGDDGEVPFCYECNRYWFDSFESCVIVLVYNEFDEIVVCMQDYISKVYGTITAGYILLGENAEETAYREVEEELGIKLDNLQYGGTYWFEDGDKLMHAFMAYSPKCELKLSQEVNSAQWVKATKAHKVLFPDSPGNAAMGLLKQYVKMKNLQFED is encoded by the coding sequence ATGAAGTACAAATTTTGTCCACAATGTGGCAGTGAATTAAAGCCTAAAATGGCAGGGGATGATGGTGAAGTACCATTTTGTTATGAGTGCAACAGATATTGGTTTGACAGTTTTGAGAGCTGTGTAATTGTTCTGGTGTACAATGAATTTGATGAAATTGTAGTTTGTATGCAAGATTATATTTCCAAAGTTTATGGCACAATTACTGCCGGATATATTTTGCTGGGGGAAAATGCTGAAGAAACTGCCTATAGAGAAGTGGAGGAAGAACTAGGCATAAAGCTTGATAATCTTCAGTATGGTGGTACATATTGGTTTGAAGATGGTGACAAACTTATGCATGCTTTTATGGCATATTCACCAAAATGTGAACTGAAACTTTCACAAGAAGTTAATTCAGCACAATGGGTGAAAGCAACCAAAGCTCATAAAGTCTTATTCCCTGATTCACCGGGTAATGCAGCAATGGGACTTTTAAAGCAGTATGTAAAAATGAAAAATCTTCAGTTTGAAGACTAA